A genomic region of Cannabis sativa cultivar Pink pepper isolate KNU-18-1 chromosome 1, ASM2916894v1, whole genome shotgun sequence contains the following coding sequences:
- the LOC133034156 gene encoding protein FAR1-RELATED SEQUENCE 5-like — MTDVDIASNSHWQEILDTLQLSKSVAEIDTHDIEGKEMVSLKMWEAFYYTYARWKGFSPRIDDTKSRKSDGEIYIRRWVCNKEGFRNEKFLNMADRKKRPKEITRCGCQAALRILRLQKTNLWRCQEFVPFHNHDLVIPSQMQFTRANREVPEAVAAQVISMNRCGIKTSSVVAHIALQSGGYDNLPFQLRDVYNKVASLRKQENISSDAEGTLGFLDGLSSMDPEFYVEYKIDDENRLAFLFWADGMSRRDYMLFGEAIAFDTTYRTNKYNKPLTVVVGVNHHFETCVFGCAVLLDETEDAYIWFLRVFLDCMGNKNQK; from the coding sequence ATGACGGACGTAGATATTGCCTCCAACTCTCACTGGCAAGAAATTTTGGACACACTTCAACTATCCAAATCAGTTGCAGAAATAGATACTCATGATATTGAAGGGAAAGAGATGGTAAGTCTAAAAATGTGGGAGGCATTCTATTATACTTATGCAAGATGGAAAGGTTTCAGTCCTAGAATTGACGATACAAAATCCAGGAAAAGTGATGGAGAAATATACATTCGACGATGGGTTTGTAACAAAGAAGGTTTTCGGAACGAGAAATTTTTGAACATGGCAGACAGGAAGAAGCGACCAAAAGAAATAACACGTTGTGGGTGTCAAGCTGCGTTACGAATCCTTCGGTTACAAAAAACAAATCTTTGGCGGTGTCAAGAATTTGTACCATTTCATAATCATGATTTGGTAATACCATCACAAATGCAATTCACTCGGGCAAACCGCGAGGTTCCTGAAGCAGTAGCTGCACAAGTAATTAGCATGAATAGATGTGGTATCAAAACTTCTTCCGTTGTAGCACATATTGCCCTACAATCTGGAGGGTATGACAATCTTCCTTTCCAACTAAGAGATGTGTACAACAAAGTGGCTAGTTTAAGAAAGCAAGAGAACATATCAAGTGATGCAGAAGGTACATTGGGTTTCTTAGACGGCTTATCATCAATGGATCCTGAATTTTACGTCGAGTACAAGATTGATGACGAAAATCGATTAGCATTCCTTTTTTGGGCTGATGGTATGAGTAGAAGAGACTACATGTTATTCGGGGAAGCTATTGCTTTTGATACAACATACCGCACCAATAAGTATAATAAGCCATTGACTGTAGTTGTTGGCGTCAATCACCATTTTGAAACTTGTGTGTTCGGTTGCGCAGTTTTACTTGATGAGACGGAAGACGCTTATATTTGGTTCTTGAGGGTGTTCCTTGATTGCATGGGCAACAAAAACCAAAAGTAG